One segment of Stappia sp. 28M-7 DNA contains the following:
- a CDS encoding GNAT family N-acetyltransferase — protein MVADIEESLEEDSLAAVAGPQETERLKLDALRPDDLADIVFLANNRRIATMVASMPHPFTVADGRNLIALSANRSTTRAKFAIRLKSTGRVIGAIGYGAPDEGEPLHLGYWIGEPFWGQGYATEAAQSVVDHVFAAQGADRLTAAARVTNPASRRVLVKCGFQFVEQGMIHSRGAGGAVSVDRFAIDRSTWRALKQWGRMTCLTSA, from the coding sequence ATGGTTGCGGATATCGAAGAGAGCCTGGAAGAAGATAGTCTGGCCGCGGTTGCTGGCCCGCAGGAGACCGAGAGGCTGAAGCTGGACGCGCTGCGTCCGGACGACCTTGCAGATATCGTTTTCCTCGCCAACAACCGCCGTATCGCAACGATGGTGGCATCGATGCCCCATCCCTTCACGGTCGCCGACGGGCGAAATCTCATCGCCCTTTCGGCGAACCGCTCGACGACGCGCGCCAAGTTCGCCATCCGCCTGAAGTCGACGGGCCGCGTGATCGGTGCCATCGGCTATGGCGCCCCTGACGAGGGCGAGCCGCTGCATCTGGGCTACTGGATCGGCGAGCCGTTCTGGGGCCAGGGCTACGCCACCGAGGCGGCGCAGTCGGTGGTAGACCATGTCTTCGCGGCCCAGGGTGCCGACCGGCTGACGGCGGCGGCCCGCGTCACCAACCCCGCCTCGCGGCGGGTGCTGGTCAAGTGCGGCTTCCAGTTCGTCGAGCAGGGGATGATCCATTCCCGCGGCGCCGGCGGTGCGGTCTCGGTCGACCGCTTCGCCATCGACCGCAGCACCTGGCGCGCCCTCA
- a CDS encoding DMT family transporter, translating into MAFTSPSVGKGVGFSLVSLTLLGVMPIVSNLRPSDIGALSFAFALSVWQVIFAAPAFGFELRSGTKGIFGLDLSRRERGRMILVALFTGALFGLSTYLYVLGVEKAGATNAAIAIQAYPLFAILWETLFLKRRKTAAELALTAILIGSLYYLGTAGTFMVSGMSPWFLVSLGVPLLWSIAHVIIKEELSNTPITPVQVTFFRVAISTAFLLVIIAFAAPSGIAAGLSAIFQPMSAIMGLVYFLELIVWFHAVRHIDVSLASSITTPWPALTMVLAVPLLGDTVEAYQVVALIIVVACIYGLTLAGLRKATVKPATDAGRV; encoded by the coding sequence ATGGCATTCACCTCTCCATCCGTCGGGAAAGGCGTTGGGTTTTCCCTTGTCAGCCTCACATTGCTGGGTGTCATGCCGATCGTCTCAAACCTGCGCCCTTCGGATATTGGCGCGCTGAGCTTTGCTTTCGCATTGTCGGTCTGGCAGGTGATCTTTGCGGCCCCGGCATTCGGGTTTGAACTACGGAGCGGGACCAAAGGGATTTTTGGCCTAGATCTGTCGCGCCGCGAGCGCGGACGGATGATCCTCGTGGCGCTGTTCACCGGCGCATTGTTCGGTCTTTCGACCTATCTCTATGTGCTGGGAGTTGAGAAGGCCGGCGCGACGAATGCGGCGATTGCAATACAGGCCTACCCGCTGTTCGCCATCCTCTGGGAAACGCTTTTCCTGAAACGCCGCAAGACAGCAGCCGAACTGGCTCTGACCGCGATTTTGATCGGATCGCTCTACTATCTCGGAACGGCCGGCACCTTCATGGTATCCGGCATGTCGCCCTGGTTTCTCGTCTCTCTCGGTGTGCCCCTGCTTTGGAGCATTGCGCATGTCATCATCAAGGAAGAACTGAGCAATACGCCGATTACGCCCGTGCAGGTGACGTTCTTTCGGGTGGCAATCTCGACAGCGTTCCTGCTGGTGATCATAGCTTTCGCGGCTCCTTCGGGCATCGCTGCCGGCCTGAGCGCGATCTTTCAGCCAATGTCGGCCATCATGGGGCTGGTCTATTTCCTGGAATTGATCGTCTGGTTCCATGCCGTCCGCCACATCGACGTTTCCCTGGCCAGCTCGATCACTACACCCTGGCCTGCACTGACGATGGTGCTCGCCGTGCCTTTGCTCGGCGATACTGTCGAAGCATATCAGGTTGTGGCGCTGATCATCGTTGTCGCCTGCATCTACGGGCTGACGCTTGCCGGCCTGCGAAAAGCGACGGTCAAACCTGCGACAGATGCGGGCAGGGTCTGA
- a CDS encoding 50S ribosomal protein L21: protein MFAVIKTGGKQYRVAQDDLLKVEKISAEAGETVTFEEVLMVGGDTATMIGAPLVEGASVVGEVVDQARHRKIIIFKKRRRQNSRRRNGHRQSFTLVKITDILTGGAKPATKKKAAAPKAEKAEDAGTETELPVLFTAPDAPADDLKKISGVGPVLEKKLNAMGITTYAQVAAFTAEDIARVDEALSFKGRIERDNWVQQASDLAGK, encoded by the coding sequence ATGTTCGCAGTGATCAAGACGGGCGGCAAGCAGTACCGCGTCGCCCAGGATGACCTGCTCAAGGTCGAGAAGATCTCGGCCGAGGCGGGTGAGACCGTGACTTTCGAAGAGGTCCTGATGGTGGGCGGCGACACCGCCACCATGATCGGTGCCCCCCTGGTCGAGGGTGCGAGCGTCGTCGGCGAGGTCGTCGACCAGGCGCGCCACCGCAAGATCATCATCTTCAAGAAGCGCCGTCGGCAGAACTCGCGTCGCCGCAACGGCCACCGCCAGAGCTTCACGCTGGTCAAGATCACCGACATCCTGACCGGTGGCGCCAAGCCGGCGACCAAGAAGAAGGCCGCTGCTCCGAAGGCGGAGAAGGCCGAGGATGCAGGCACCGAGACCGAACTCCCGGTCCTGTTCACCGCACCGGATGCGCCCGCCGACGATCTGAAGAAGATCTCCGGTGTCGGCCCCGTGCTGGAGAAGAAGCTGAACGCGATGGGCATCACGACCTACGCTCAGGTCGCAGCCTTCACCGCGGAAGACATCGCCCGCGTCGACGAGGCCCTTTCCTTCAAGGGCCGCATCGAGCGCGACAACTGGGTCCAGCAGGCTTCGGATCTGGCCGGCAAGTGA
- the rpmA gene encoding 50S ribosomal protein L27, whose product MAHKKAGGSSRNGRDSAGRRLGIKKFGGEAVVPGNIIARQRGTKWHPGTGVGMGKDHTIFAVVEGTVTFQAKANKRTYINVMPLVDAAE is encoded by the coding sequence ATGGCACACAAAAAGGCAGGTGGCTCGTCCCGTAACGGCCGCGATTCCGCGGGCCGACGTCTGGGCATCAAGAAGTTCGGCGGCGAGGCGGTCGTCCCGGGCAATATTATCGCGCGCCAGCGCGGCACGAAGTGGCATCCGGGTACGGGTGTTGGCATGGGCAAGGATCATACGATCTTCGCCGTCGTCGAGGGAACGGTGACGTTCCAGGCCAAGGCCAACAAACGCACGTATATCAACGTGATGCCACTCGTAGACGCAGCAGAGTAA
- a CDS encoding PLP-dependent aminotransferase family protein codes for MAIWIPDLSSREGPKYLQILEAMAEDIAAGRLAAGTRLPPHRELAYQLNLSPNTTSRAYAEAVKRALIKGEVGRGTFVRSADFSPDQAEPETLLRESRGPIDLSRNLPLPGFSEPHIRRVMSEIASDTGLRALLDYQTDTDLVHHLEAGQSWLADCGVEASLECIVPVAGGQHGILCTLMALLKPGDLLLAEALTYTPVLAMASRLNLQTGAVAMDAQGLIPEAFEACCREANPKALYLTPTLQAPTTVTLSEDRRAEIARIADHYGVILIEDDVFGPLKCDKPAPIARFAPDLTVYVTSLSKSVAPGLRIGFLHAPRKVASALRQSVNLSVWMTPPMPLEVASRLIKDGTAARLAEQQRQTASRRQQLVQRALGMDTAKQFSDGFHFWLPLPEGWRADVFRSECARMGVHISEGRSFAMNAADAPEAIRLCVSHEPGEERLIQGLDIIAAVLRQKPCGTPLTL; via the coding sequence ATGGCAATTTGGATACCAGACCTGTCGAGCCGCGAAGGCCCGAAATACCTCCAGATTCTGGAGGCCATGGCTGAGGATATTGCGGCGGGCAGACTGGCCGCCGGAACACGCCTTCCGCCGCATCGCGAACTGGCCTATCAGCTCAACCTCTCTCCCAACACGACCAGCCGCGCCTATGCGGAGGCTGTGAAGCGGGCTCTCATCAAGGGGGAAGTCGGTCGGGGAACATTCGTTCGGTCCGCTGATTTCAGTCCAGATCAAGCAGAACCCGAGACACTGCTTCGCGAAAGCCGTGGCCCCATCGACCTTTCACGCAATCTGCCGCTGCCCGGCTTTTCGGAACCCCACATTCGTCGGGTCATGTCGGAGATCGCGAGCGATACGGGCTTGCGCGCGCTGCTCGACTATCAAACCGATACCGATCTGGTTCACCATCTTGAGGCAGGTCAGTCATGGCTCGCGGATTGCGGCGTGGAGGCTTCTCTTGAGTGCATTGTTCCGGTCGCCGGCGGCCAGCATGGCATTTTGTGTACCCTGATGGCCCTTTTAAAGCCGGGCGACTTGTTGCTTGCCGAAGCCTTGACCTACACACCTGTTCTCGCGATGGCTTCGCGCCTCAACCTTCAGACCGGTGCTGTCGCGATGGATGCGCAGGGGCTGATTCCGGAGGCGTTTGAGGCCTGCTGTCGTGAGGCAAACCCGAAAGCGCTCTATCTTACACCGACCCTGCAAGCGCCAACGACGGTGACGCTCTCGGAGGATCGACGCGCCGAGATTGCGCGGATTGCGGACCATTACGGCGTTATCCTGATTGAGGACGATGTCTTTGGGCCGCTCAAATGCGACAAGCCGGCTCCGATCGCGCGATTTGCCCCTGACTTGACAGTCTATGTGACCAGCCTGTCCAAAAGTGTGGCGCCCGGCTTGCGGATCGGCTTCCTTCATGCACCTCGAAAAGTCGCGTCTGCACTACGCCAGTCCGTCAATCTGAGTGTCTGGATGACGCCGCCAATGCCCCTTGAGGTGGCAAGCCGTCTGATCAAAGACGGAACAGCAGCGAGGCTGGCTGAGCAGCAGCGGCAGACGGCAAGCCGCCGCCAGCAGCTCGTTCAACGCGCGTTGGGAATGGATACGGCAAAGCAGTTTTCTGACGGCTTCCATTTCTGGTTGCCGCTGCCAGAAGGCTGGCGAGCCGATGTGTTTCGTTCAGAATGCGCCCGCATGGGTGTTCACATCAGCGAGGGCCGCAGCTTTGCCATGAATGCCGCTGATGCGCCCGAGGCAATCCGCTTGTGCGTCAGCCATGAACCCGGTGAGGAACGGCTCATCCAGGGCCTGGATATCATTGCCGCAGTGCTCCGGCAGAAGCCATGCGGGACACCGCTGACACTATGA